One window from the genome of Parasteatoda tepidariorum isolate YZ-2023 chromosome 8, CAS_Ptep_4.0, whole genome shotgun sequence encodes:
- the LOC107440849 gene encoding uncharacterized protein isoform X3 translates to MDEASAKETLKVFHTHEDVGKILFALGHELVSTVDWMLSTPDKTKADSISVTWEITNNMLAKLKENTSERWVSSTISMIGTLRERLAIFRETVSDVKSNPMSTVKFYLDLSNWVLQRCFLLDYTGQHLPVPSLPYTLFVKGMAQRFGELAFGTIYVKSDIPIDKAEFFKLRTGSEELMEAAFHFTPRARTKWVELQEQEPGVQKVMSAVIDDILSGSSLRGQKELGNDYLDAVKEQIAMLLLTKEVLNASLSSWVDRLALKSHNTLAFHMSIAIVAVIAVLLCLIVTTCSCSYLSKRQPDAEKNNSHMPYSSLDKSSVLSSNMKLQCYM, encoded by the exons ATG GATGAAGCAAGTgcaaaagaaacattaaagGTTTTTCACACCCATGAAGATGttggaaaaatactttttgctcTCGGACATGAACTag tatCCACTGTTGATTGGATGCTTTCCACTCCAGACAAAACGAAAGCGGATTCTATAAGTGTGACATGGGAAATCACAAACAATATGCTAGCCAAACTGAAGGAGAACACTTCAGAACGTTGGGTGTCCAGTACGATTTCGATGATAGGCACACTGCGGGAGAGACTCGCCATCTTCAGGGAAACTGTTTCCGACGTCAAGTCGAATCCGATGTCAACTGTCAAATTTTACCTCGACCTGAGCAACTGGGTCTTACAAAGATGCTTCCTTCTGGACTACACTGGGCAACACCTTCCAGTGCCCAGTTTGCCTTATACTCTGTTCGTCAAAGGCATGGCTCAACGTTTTGGCGAGCTCGCTTTCGGCACTATTTACGTGAAGTCGGACATTCCGATCGACAAGGCAGAGTTTTTCAAACTAAGAACGGGTAGTGAAGAACTCATGGAAGCTGCCTTCCATTTCACCCCCAGAGCCCGTACAAAATGGGTTGAGCTCCAGGAACAAGAACCTGGAGTGCAAAAAGTGATGTCCGCCGTCATCGACGACATCCTCTCGGGGAGTTCTCTCCGAGGGCAGAAAGAGCTCGGCAATGACTACTTAGATGCTGTGAAAGAACAAATTGCAATGTTGCTGCTGACAAAGGAGGTGTTGAATGCATCTCTGTCTTCTTGGGTCGATCGACTTGCATTGAAATCTCACAATACCCTCGCGTTCCATATGTCCATTGCAATAGTCGCTGTTATCGCAGTTCTCCTTTGTTTGATTGTCACAACGTGTTCCTGCAGCTATCTGAGCAAGAGACAGCCAGATGCTGAAAAGAATAACAGTCATATGCCTTATAGTTCACTAGACAAATCATCTGTGTTATCGTCCAATATGAAACTGCAATGTTATATGTAA
- the LOC107440849 gene encoding uncharacterized protein isoform X2 produces the protein MLVDYESMFTHLRTVPDMTAQLQSTPRHIAFISLALGFLVIWTAVLAGVLVARTVKDEASAKETLKVFHTHEDVGKILFALGHELVSTVDWMLSTPDKTKADSISVTWEITNNMLAKLKENTSERWVSSTISMIGTLRERLAIFRETVSDVKSNPMSTVKFYLDLSNWVLQRCFLLDYTGQHLPVPSLPYTLFVKGMAQRFGELAFGTIYVKSDIPIDKAEFFKLRTGSEELMEAAFHFTPRARTKWVELQEQEPGVQKVMSAVIDDILSGSSLRGQKELGNDYLDAVKEQIAMLLLTKEVLNASLSSWVDRLALKSHNTLAFHMSIAIVAVIAVLLCLIVTTCSCSYLSKRQPDAEKNNSHMPYSSLDKSSVLSSNMKLQCYM, from the exons ATGTTGGTTGATTATGAGTCGATGTTCACTCATCTGAGAACAGT GCCCGACATGACGGCGCAGTTACAGAGCACACCTCGACACATAGCGTTTATTTCTCTAGCCCTAGGATTTTTAGTAATATGGACAGCAGTGTTAGCCGGTGTCCTTGTCGCTAGGACGgttaaa GATGAAGCAAGTgcaaaagaaacattaaagGTTTTTCACACCCATGAAGATGttggaaaaatactttttgctcTCGGACATGAACTag tatCCACTGTTGATTGGATGCTTTCCACTCCAGACAAAACGAAAGCGGATTCTATAAGTGTGACATGGGAAATCACAAACAATATGCTAGCCAAACTGAAGGAGAACACTTCAGAACGTTGGGTGTCCAGTACGATTTCGATGATAGGCACACTGCGGGAGAGACTCGCCATCTTCAGGGAAACTGTTTCCGACGTCAAGTCGAATCCGATGTCAACTGTCAAATTTTACCTCGACCTGAGCAACTGGGTCTTACAAAGATGCTTCCTTCTGGACTACACTGGGCAACACCTTCCAGTGCCCAGTTTGCCTTATACTCTGTTCGTCAAAGGCATGGCTCAACGTTTTGGCGAGCTCGCTTTCGGCACTATTTACGTGAAGTCGGACATTCCGATCGACAAGGCAGAGTTTTTCAAACTAAGAACGGGTAGTGAAGAACTCATGGAAGCTGCCTTCCATTTCACCCCCAGAGCCCGTACAAAATGGGTTGAGCTCCAGGAACAAGAACCTGGAGTGCAAAAAGTGATGTCCGCCGTCATCGACGACATCCTCTCGGGGAGTTCTCTCCGAGGGCAGAAAGAGCTCGGCAATGACTACTTAGATGCTGTGAAAGAACAAATTGCAATGTTGCTGCTGACAAAGGAGGTGTTGAATGCATCTCTGTCTTCTTGGGTCGATCGACTTGCATTGAAATCTCACAATACCCTCGCGTTCCATATGTCCATTGCAATAGTCGCTGTTATCGCAGTTCTCCTTTGTTTGATTGTCACAACGTGTTCCTGCAGCTATCTGAGCAAGAGACAGCCAGATGCTGAAAAGAATAACAGTCATATGCCTTATAGTTCACTAGACAAATCATCTGTGTTATCGTCCAATATGAAACTGCAATGTTATATGTAA
- the LOC107440849 gene encoding uncharacterized protein isoform X1, with translation MLVDYESMFTHLRTVPDMTAQLQSTPRHIAFISLALGFLVIWTAVLAGVLVARTVKDEASAKETLKVFHTHEDVGKILFALGHELVSTVDWMLSTPDKTKADSISVTWEITNNMLAKLKENTSERWVSSTISMIGTLRERLAIFRETVSDVKSNPMSTVKFYLDLSNWVLQRCFLLDYTGQHLPVPSLPYTLFVKGMAQRFGELAFGTIYVKSDIPIDKAEFFKLRTGSEELMEAAFHFTPRARTKWVELQEQEPGVQKVMSAVIDDILSGSSLRGQKELGNDYLDAVKEQIAMLLLTKEVLNASLSSWVDRLALKSHNTLAFHMSIAIVAVIAVLLCLIVTTCSCSYLSKRQPDAEKNNSHMPYSSLDKSSVLSSNMKLQCYM, from the exons GCCCGACATGACGGCGCAGTTACAGAGCACACCTCGACACATAGCGTTTATTTCTCTAGCCCTAGGATTTTTAGTAATATGGACAGCAGTGTTAGCCGGTGTCCTTGTCGCTAGGACGGtcaaa GATGAAGCAAGTgcaaaagaaacattaaagGTTTTTCACACCCATGAAGATGttggaaaaatactttttgctcTCGGACATGAACTag tatCCACTGTTGATTGGATGCTTTCCACTCCAGACAAAACGAAAGCGGATTCTATAAGTGTGACATGGGAAATCACAAACAATATGCTAGCCAAACTGAAGGAGAACACTTCAGAACGTTGGGTGTCCAGTACGATTTCGATGATAGGCACACTGCGGGAGAGACTCGCCATCTTCAGGGAAACTGTTTCCGACGTCAAGTCGAATCCGATGTCAACTGTCAAATTTTACCTCGACCTGAGCAACTGGGTCTTACAAAGATGCTTCCTTCTGGACTACACTGGGCAACACCTTCCAGTGCCCAGTTTGCCTTATACTCTGTTCGTCAAAGGCATGGCTCAACGTTTTGGCGAGCTCGCTTTCGGCACTATTTACGTGAAGTCGGACATTCCGATCGACAAGGCAGAGTTTTTCAAACTAAGAACGGGTAGTGAAGAACTCATGGAAGCTGCCTTCCATTTCACCCCCAGAGCCCGTACAAAATGGGTTGAGCTCCAGGAACAAGAACCTGGAGTGCAAAAAGTGATGTCCGCCGTCATCGACGACATCCTCTCGGGGAGTTCTCTCCGAGGGCAGAAAGAGCTCGGCAATGACTACTTAGATGCTGTGAAAGAACAAATTGCAATGTTGCTGCTGACAAAGGAGGTGTTGAATGCATCTCTGTCTTCTTGGGTCGATCGACTTGCATTGAAATCTCACAATACCCTCGCGTTCCATATGTCCATTGCAATAGTCGCTGTTATCGCAGTTCTCCTTTGTTTGATTGTCACAACGTGTTCCTGCAGCTATCTGAGCAAGAGACAGCCAGATGCTGAAAAGAATAACAGTCATATGCCTTATAGTTCACTAGACAAATCATCTGTGTTATCGTCCAATATGAAACTGCAATGTTATATGTAA